The following are from one region of the Anabas testudineus chromosome 2, fAnaTes1.2, whole genome shotgun sequence genome:
- the fbxo3 gene encoding F-box only protein 3 isoform X2, whose protein sequence is MAASCTELRLDLLPSDPLLHILFYLDFRDLVHCSYVSRRLNELSKHNPLWKPLCSKHWLLTDVDRLQSGVSWYYLFRQYYKDLGRYIQYYPVLKRAWDQLKSFLQQRCPRMISSLKEGATEVELNNIESQIGCRLPDDYRCSYRIHNGQKLVIPGLMGSMSLSNHYRSEVLLDVETAAGGFQQRKGMRRCLPLTFCFHTGLSQYMALQPAEGRRMFESFYPCPDQTAQDPSAIDMFITGSCFLEWFTTYVHNVVTGEYPIIRDQIFRYVHDKSCVASTGDITVSVSTSFLPELSSVHPPHFFFTYRIRIEMSNSASPEATCQLDSRYWKITTSDGNVEEVQGPGVVGEYPVMTPGKVHEYASCTTFSTPSEYMEGHYTFHRLAKKEEVFQVAIPRFHMVCPPFREPVVRTKTVTNHTARFDHDDDGECYDGDGDDFGNLRGINMAALEGAWCPRHI, encoded by the exons ATGGCCGCTTCTTGCACTGAGTTACGACTGGATCTCCTCCCTTCGGACCCgctgctgcacattttattcTACCTGGACTTCAGAGACCTCGTGCA TTGTAGTTATGTCAGCAGGAGATTGAATGAACTCTCCAAACACAACCCGCTGTGGAAACCGCTCTGCTCCAAACACTGGCTGCTCACAGA TGTTGACCGGCTGCAGAGCGGTGTGTCGTGGTACTATCTGTTCAGACAGTACTACAAAGACCTAGGCCGCTACATCCAGTACTACCCAGTGCTGAAGAGGGCCTGGGATCAGCTGAAGAGCTTCTTACAGCAGAGGTGTCCACGCATGATCTCATCGCTCAAAG AGGGAGCCACAGAGGTGGAGCTTAACAACATCGAGTCTCAGATTGGTTGCAGACTCCCAGACGACTATCGCTGCTCATATCGCATCCACAACGGGCAGAAACTGGTCATCCCCGG gcTGATGGGCAGCATGTCTCTGTCTAACCACTACCGGTCGGAGGTCCTGCTGGACGTGGAGACAGCAGCCGGAGGTTTCCAGCAGAGGAAGGGAATGAGACGCTGCCTCCCGCTCACCTTCTGCTTCCACACTGGACTCAGCCAGTACATGGCTCTGCAGCCTGCAGAAGGACGCAGGATGTTTGAGAGCTTCTACCCCTGTCCC gaTCAAACAGCTCAGGACCCTTCGGCCATCGACATGTTCATCACAG GTTCCTGTTTCTTAGAGTGGTTCACCACCTACGTCCACAACGTCGTCACAGGAGAATATCCGATCATCAGAGACCAAATCTTTAG ATATGTGCACGATAAAAGTTGCGTGGCGTCCACCGGCGACATCACAGTCTCTGTTTCTACCTCCTTCCTGCCAGAACTTTCCTCCGTCCACCCTCCACACTTCTTTTTCACCTACCGCATCAG AATAGAGATGTCGAACAGTGCCTCACCTGAAGCTACCTGTCAGCTCGACAGCCGCTACTGGAAAATCACCACCTCCGACGGCAACGTGGAGGAAGTTCAAGGGCCCGGAGTGGTCG gAGAGTATCCGGTCATGACGCCCGGGAAGGTCCACGAGTACGCCAGCTGCACCACGTTCTCCACCCCTTCAGAGTACATGGAGGGTCACTACACCTTCCACAGACTGG CCAAGAAAGAAGAAGTTTTCCAAGTCGCCATCCCTCGCTTCCACATGGTGTGCCCCCCCTTCAGAGAGCCAGTCGTTAGAACG AAGACGGTGACGAATCACACGGCGCGGTTCGACCACGACGATGACGGCGAGTGCTACGATGGAGACGGCGACGACTTTGGCAATTTGAGAGGAATCAACATGGCTGCCTTAGAGGGAGCTTGGTGCCCTCGACacatctga
- the fbxo3 gene encoding F-box only protein 3 isoform X1, with protein sequence MAASCTELRLDLLPSDPLLHILFYLDFRDLVHCSYVSRRLNELSKHNPLWKPLCSKHWLLTDVDRLQSGVSWYYLFRQYYKDLGRYIQYYPVLKRAWDQLKSFLQQRCPRMISSLKEGATEVELNNIESQIGCRLPDDYRCSYRIHNGQKLVIPGLMGSMSLSNHYRSEVLLDVETAAGGFQQRKGMRRCLPLTFCFHTGLSQYMALQPAEGRRMFESFYPCPDQTAQDPSAIDMFITGSCFLEWFTTYVHNVVTGEYPIIRDQIFRYVHDKSCVASTGDITVSVSTSFLPELSSVHPPHFFFTYRIRIEMSNSASPEATCQLDSRYWKITTSDGNVEEVQGPGVVGEYPVMTPGKVHEYASCTTFSTPSEYMEGHYTFHRLAKKEEVFQVAIPRFHMVCPPFREPVVRTQKTVTNHTARFDHDDDGECYDGDGDDFGNLRGINMAALEGAWCPRHI encoded by the exons ATGGCCGCTTCTTGCACTGAGTTACGACTGGATCTCCTCCCTTCGGACCCgctgctgcacattttattcTACCTGGACTTCAGAGACCTCGTGCA TTGTAGTTATGTCAGCAGGAGATTGAATGAACTCTCCAAACACAACCCGCTGTGGAAACCGCTCTGCTCCAAACACTGGCTGCTCACAGA TGTTGACCGGCTGCAGAGCGGTGTGTCGTGGTACTATCTGTTCAGACAGTACTACAAAGACCTAGGCCGCTACATCCAGTACTACCCAGTGCTGAAGAGGGCCTGGGATCAGCTGAAGAGCTTCTTACAGCAGAGGTGTCCACGCATGATCTCATCGCTCAAAG AGGGAGCCACAGAGGTGGAGCTTAACAACATCGAGTCTCAGATTGGTTGCAGACTCCCAGACGACTATCGCTGCTCATATCGCATCCACAACGGGCAGAAACTGGTCATCCCCGG gcTGATGGGCAGCATGTCTCTGTCTAACCACTACCGGTCGGAGGTCCTGCTGGACGTGGAGACAGCAGCCGGAGGTTTCCAGCAGAGGAAGGGAATGAGACGCTGCCTCCCGCTCACCTTCTGCTTCCACACTGGACTCAGCCAGTACATGGCTCTGCAGCCTGCAGAAGGACGCAGGATGTTTGAGAGCTTCTACCCCTGTCCC gaTCAAACAGCTCAGGACCCTTCGGCCATCGACATGTTCATCACAG GTTCCTGTTTCTTAGAGTGGTTCACCACCTACGTCCACAACGTCGTCACAGGAGAATATCCGATCATCAGAGACCAAATCTTTAG ATATGTGCACGATAAAAGTTGCGTGGCGTCCACCGGCGACATCACAGTCTCTGTTTCTACCTCCTTCCTGCCAGAACTTTCCTCCGTCCACCCTCCACACTTCTTTTTCACCTACCGCATCAG AATAGAGATGTCGAACAGTGCCTCACCTGAAGCTACCTGTCAGCTCGACAGCCGCTACTGGAAAATCACCACCTCCGACGGCAACGTGGAGGAAGTTCAAGGGCCCGGAGTGGTCG gAGAGTATCCGGTCATGACGCCCGGGAAGGTCCACGAGTACGCCAGCTGCACCACGTTCTCCACCCCTTCAGAGTACATGGAGGGTCACTACACCTTCCACAGACTGG CCAAGAAAGAAGAAGTTTTCCAAGTCGCCATCCCTCGCTTCCACATGGTGTGCCCCCCCTTCAGAGAGCCAGTCGTTAGAACG CAGAAGACGGTGACGAATCACACGGCGCGGTTCGACCACGACGATGACGGCGAGTGCTACGATGGAGACGGCGACGACTTTGGCAATTTGAGAGGAATCAACATGGCTGCCTTAGAGGGAGCTTGGTGCCCTCGACacatctga
- the fbxo3 gene encoding F-box only protein 3 isoform X3 translates to MAASCTELRLDLLPSDPLLHILFYLDFRDLVHCSYVSRRLNELSKHNPLWKPLCSKHWLLTDVDRLQSGVSWYYLFRQYYKDLGRYIQYYPVLKRAWDQLKSFLQQRCPRMISSLKEGATEVELNNIESQIGCRLPDDYRCSYRIHNGQKLVIPGLMGSMSLSNHYRSEVLLDVETAAGGFQQRKGMRRCLPLTFCFHTGLSQYMALQPAEGRRMFESFYPCPDQTAQDPSAIDMFITGSCFLEWFTTYVHNVVTGEYPIIRDQIFRYVHDKSCVASTGDITVSVSTSFLPELSSVHPPHFFFTYRIRIEMSNSASPEATCQLDSRYWKITTSDGNVEEVQGPGVVGEYPVMTPGKVHEYASCTTFSTPSEYMEGHYTFHRLAKKEEVFQVAIPRFHMVCPPFREPVVRTTVTNHTARFDHDDDGECYDGDGDDFGNLRGINMAALEGAWCPRHI, encoded by the exons ATGGCCGCTTCTTGCACTGAGTTACGACTGGATCTCCTCCCTTCGGACCCgctgctgcacattttattcTACCTGGACTTCAGAGACCTCGTGCA TTGTAGTTATGTCAGCAGGAGATTGAATGAACTCTCCAAACACAACCCGCTGTGGAAACCGCTCTGCTCCAAACACTGGCTGCTCACAGA TGTTGACCGGCTGCAGAGCGGTGTGTCGTGGTACTATCTGTTCAGACAGTACTACAAAGACCTAGGCCGCTACATCCAGTACTACCCAGTGCTGAAGAGGGCCTGGGATCAGCTGAAGAGCTTCTTACAGCAGAGGTGTCCACGCATGATCTCATCGCTCAAAG AGGGAGCCACAGAGGTGGAGCTTAACAACATCGAGTCTCAGATTGGTTGCAGACTCCCAGACGACTATCGCTGCTCATATCGCATCCACAACGGGCAGAAACTGGTCATCCCCGG gcTGATGGGCAGCATGTCTCTGTCTAACCACTACCGGTCGGAGGTCCTGCTGGACGTGGAGACAGCAGCCGGAGGTTTCCAGCAGAGGAAGGGAATGAGACGCTGCCTCCCGCTCACCTTCTGCTTCCACACTGGACTCAGCCAGTACATGGCTCTGCAGCCTGCAGAAGGACGCAGGATGTTTGAGAGCTTCTACCCCTGTCCC gaTCAAACAGCTCAGGACCCTTCGGCCATCGACATGTTCATCACAG GTTCCTGTTTCTTAGAGTGGTTCACCACCTACGTCCACAACGTCGTCACAGGAGAATATCCGATCATCAGAGACCAAATCTTTAG ATATGTGCACGATAAAAGTTGCGTGGCGTCCACCGGCGACATCACAGTCTCTGTTTCTACCTCCTTCCTGCCAGAACTTTCCTCCGTCCACCCTCCACACTTCTTTTTCACCTACCGCATCAG AATAGAGATGTCGAACAGTGCCTCACCTGAAGCTACCTGTCAGCTCGACAGCCGCTACTGGAAAATCACCACCTCCGACGGCAACGTGGAGGAAGTTCAAGGGCCCGGAGTGGTCG gAGAGTATCCGGTCATGACGCCCGGGAAGGTCCACGAGTACGCCAGCTGCACCACGTTCTCCACCCCTTCAGAGTACATGGAGGGTCACTACACCTTCCACAGACTGG CCAAGAAAGAAGAAGTTTTCCAAGTCGCCATCCCTCGCTTCCACATGGTGTGCCCCCCCTTCAGAGAGCCAGTCGTTAGAACG ACGGTGACGAATCACACGGCGCGGTTCGACCACGACGATGACGGCGAGTGCTACGATGGAGACGGCGACGACTTTGGCAATTTGAGAGGAATCAACATGGCTGCCTTAGAGGGAGCTTGGTGCCCTCGACacatctga
- the LOC113163649 gene encoding chromosome alignment-maintaining phosphoprotein 1-like, which yields MSVIIQTRGEVGGGVAAHLQCPTCGHYSKSHSHQLSHMATFHPSCLDDVAVGRLGNILIYQSTAQLFHCSSCFYTTRDFTKLYKHIITKHCVDETERGGGEGGDDGSDREEKEKTGGEGVGEEEEEKEGESLKRKRSSEAEEEDEGEGNDEDGASQRMESVTPDAGGEGVLALDSAGYRCLICGWTNKLKALGVNHVVRKHEIPKTYASQAIRRDATVARQTQSSVAEDDEMAGLSGELLKEEMEATAKVIRFVSNRFVCLTCGWKTKLKGFAISHVVRYHNVEHPYSCKECKRSFFLFSHLQQHIGAAHRPGRYACPFCCFRSHFLGGFRRHCSRCNAREKKEVGGGGAEDVEEKEARAGRRRGRAERMIEEVEEHSEDGVFVDDDE from the exons ATGTCTGTCATCATACAGACTCGTGGTGAAGTGGGCGGTGGAGTCGCAGCTCACCTCCAGTGCCCCACTTGTGGCCACTACTCCAAGAGTCATTCCCACCAGCTGTCGCACATGGCGACCTTTCACCCCTCCTGCCTGGACGATGTAGCGGTGGGTCGCCTCGGCAACATCCTGATATACCAGAGCACCGCCCAACTGTTCCACTGCTCCAGCTGCTTCTACACCACCCGTGACTTCACCAAGCTTTACAAGCACATCATCACCAAACACTGCGTAGATGAGAcggagagaggggggggggagggaggtGATGATGGGAGTGACagggaagaaaaggagaagacaggaggggagggagtgggtgaggaggaggaagagaaggagggagagagtcttaagagaaagaggagcagtgaggctgaggaggaggacgaaGGGGAGGGAAATGATGAAGATGGCGCCTCCCAGAGGATGGAGTCTGTTACACCAGACGCAGGAGGTGAAGGTGTTCTGGCGTTGGACAGTGCTGGTTATCGCTGCCTGATCTGTGGCTGGACAAACAAGCTGAAAGCTCTGGGCGTCAACCACGTGGTGCGGAAACATGAGATCCCTAAGACGTACGCCTCCCAGGCCATCAGACGAGACGCCACCGTGGCCAGACAGACGCAGAGCAGCGTGGCGGAGGACGACGAGATGGCCGGGCTGAGTGGAGAGCTGCtgaaggaggagatggaggccACGGCCAAAGTGATTCGCTTTGTCTCCAACCGCTTCGTCTGTCTGACCTGTGGCTGGAAAACCAAACTGAAAG gttttGCCATCAGCCACGTGGTGCGCTACCACAACGTGGAGCATCCATACAGCTGTAAGGAGTGCAAACgctccttcttcctgttcagccacctgcagcagcacatcgGAGCGGCTCACCGCCCCGGACGCTACGCCTGCCCCTTCTGCTGCTTCAGGTCCCACTTCCTAGGGGGGTTCAGGAGGCACTGCAGCCGCTGCAACGCCCGGGAGAAGAAGGAagtgggaggagggggggcagAGGATGTAGAGGAGAAGGAGGCTAGAGCAGGGAGGAGACGAGGGAGGGCAGAGAGGATGAtagaagaggtggaggagcatTCGGAAGATGGAGtttttgttgatgatgatgaataa